In Selenomonas dianae, a genomic segment contains:
- a CDS encoding polyprenyl synthetase family protein, whose amino-acid sequence MKELWKKRQELVERALKDELARTPVLDEILRESMEYSLMAGGKRLRPILLMAAADAVGADGTKFLPVASALEMIHTYSLIHDDLPAMDDDEYRRGKLTNHMVYGDGVAILAGDALLTLAFTVILRQKDVPAAALLRVVDEISRAAGAEGMVGGQVLDLRAEGVQISMEELRRIHMGKTGALFHAALRSGAILAGATQEQLAALTSYADHFGLAFQITDDILDVIGSADEIGKPVGSDEKNHKSTYVSLTSLSEAQELARRSVNEAVDALSAFGAEADFLRALVAYLVKRKQ is encoded by the coding sequence ATGAAGGAACTGTGGAAGAAACGGCAGGAACTTGTTGAGCGTGCGCTGAAGGATGAGTTGGCAAGGACTCCTGTGCTGGATGAGATTCTGCGGGAGTCGATGGAGTACAGCCTCATGGCGGGCGGGAAACGTCTGCGTCCGATCCTTTTGATGGCGGCGGCGGATGCCGTGGGCGCAGATGGAACGAAATTTTTGCCCGTTGCCTCCGCGCTTGAGATGATCCACACGTATTCGCTCATCCATGATGATCTTCCCGCGATGGATGATGACGAATACCGTCGGGGCAAGCTGACAAATCATATGGTGTATGGGGACGGCGTTGCAATCCTCGCGGGGGATGCCCTTCTCACACTCGCATTTACGGTGATTCTGCGGCAGAAGGACGTGCCTGCAGCGGCACTCCTGCGGGTTGTGGATGAGATCAGTCGTGCGGCGGGAGCCGAGGGGATGGTTGGCGGACAGGTGCTCGATCTCAGAGCGGAGGGCGTGCAGATTTCGATGGAGGAGCTGCGCCGTATCCACATGGGAAAGACGGGAGCCCTCTTCCATGCAGCTCTGCGCAGCGGTGCGATTCTCGCAGGTGCGACACAGGAGCAGCTGGCGGCACTCACGTCCTATGCCGATCACTTTGGGCTTGCGTTCCAGATTACGGATGATATTCTCGATGTCATCGGCAGTGCCGACGAGATCGGAAAGCCCGTCGGCAGCGATGAGAAAAATCACAAGTCGACCTACGTATCGCTGACCTCTCTCTCGGAGGCGCAGGAGCTTGCACGCCGCAGTGTGAACGAAGCAGTCGACGCGCTCTCCGCGTTTGGTGCAGAGGCGGACTTTCTGCGTGCGCTTGTCGCGTATCTCGTGAAGCGAAAGCAATAG
- the recN gene encoding DNA repair protein RecN — translation MLQSLRVWNFALLEEVSVTFGAGLNILTGETGAGKSILIDALGAILGQRISTDTIRSGADALRVEAVFSLDESDEALCSMLSAQEIECEDELIILRKVARTGKGSILVNGSRVTLTFLKKLAPYLVDIHGQNENLALLREDAQRSLLEGGDSELRTQLVAYAAVYTDWKEKTRTREERAEAIADLGERVDMLRWQEKEIAEAELSEGEDEELETEIRRLSHAERLVENAAEAGNLLSEDGEEGLSVLSALARITHALDEIARYDDGLANAQTMIEEAYISLQEASYEVRDYLDSIDADPARLDKIQTRMDVIDRLKKKYGGTIPAVLDRLASVRRELESIDNYDADMEQLDKEIAALCKRLKELAAHLTARRQEVGAELSKDIARELQGLGMAKARFRIVVTPEEKYTSCGADSLSMLFSANVGEEEKPLEKVASGGELSRIALAIKSIVAARDTGGASMVFDEIDTGIGGRTAQMVAERIAFVAHYKQVLCITHLPQIACMADAHLYIAKSVKGEATVTQVTALSEAERVREIARMASGDDVTEAALANAREMLEAAGKKKAAFQKKKKPAKQ, via the coding sequence ATGCTGCAAAGTCTGCGTGTATGGAATTTTGCACTGCTTGAGGAGGTTTCTGTCACGTTCGGTGCAGGGCTCAATATTCTCACGGGTGAGACCGGTGCAGGCAAATCCATTCTGATTGATGCACTTGGCGCGATCCTCGGGCAGCGCATCTCGACGGATACCATCCGCAGCGGGGCGGATGCTCTGCGCGTCGAGGCGGTATTTTCGCTCGATGAAAGCGACGAGGCACTGTGTTCCATGCTCTCGGCACAGGAAATCGAATGTGAGGACGAACTCATCATCCTGCGTAAGGTTGCACGGACGGGAAAGGGATCCATCCTTGTCAACGGCAGCCGCGTCACACTGACCTTTCTAAAAAAGCTCGCTCCGTATCTCGTCGACATCCACGGGCAAAATGAGAACCTCGCTCTTCTGCGCGAGGACGCACAGCGAAGTCTCCTTGAGGGCGGGGACAGTGAGCTGCGCACACAGCTTGTCGCCTATGCGGCAGTCTATACGGACTGGAAGGAGAAGACGCGCACGCGGGAGGAGCGTGCGGAGGCGATTGCAGATCTTGGAGAGCGCGTGGATATGCTGCGCTGGCAGGAAAAGGAGATCGCCGAGGCGGAACTGTCAGAGGGGGAAGACGAGGAACTTGAGACGGAGATTCGCCGCCTCTCCCATGCGGAGCGCCTTGTGGAGAACGCCGCCGAGGCGGGGAATCTCCTCAGCGAGGATGGGGAGGAGGGGCTTTCTGTCCTCTCTGCGCTTGCCCGCATCACTCATGCGCTCGATGAGATTGCACGCTATGACGATGGTCTTGCGAACGCACAGACGATGATCGAGGAGGCATACATCTCCCTGCAGGAGGCATCCTATGAGGTGCGTGACTATCTGGACAGTATCGATGCAGACCCTGCCCGCTTGGACAAAATACAGACGCGCATGGATGTCATTGATCGGCTCAAAAAGAAATATGGAGGGACGATTCCGGCTGTATTGGATCGGCTTGCCTCCGTCCGGAGAGAACTGGAAAGCATTGACAACTACGATGCGGATATGGAGCAGCTTGACAAGGAAATCGCGGCACTCTGCAAACGGCTCAAAGAGCTTGCGGCGCATCTGACGGCGCGTCGTCAGGAGGTCGGTGCGGAACTCTCGAAGGATATTGCACGTGAGCTGCAGGGGCTCGGCATGGCGAAGGCGCGTTTCCGTATCGTCGTCACCCCTGAGGAGAAATACACGAGCTGTGGTGCGGACAGCCTCAGTATGCTCTTTTCGGCAAATGTGGGCGAGGAGGAGAAGCCCCTCGAAAAGGTCGCTTCGGGCGGCGAGCTCTCGCGCATTGCACTTGCCATTAAATCCATTGTCGCCGCGCGGGATACGGGCGGGGCGAGCATGGTGTTCGACGAGATCGACACGGGCATCGGCGGGCGCACCGCACAGATGGTCGCCGAGCGCATCGCCTTTGTCGCGCACTACAAGCAGGTGTTGTGCATTACCCATCTGCCGCAGATCGCGTGCATGGCGGACGCACATCTCTACATTGCCAAATCCGTCAAGGGAGAGGCGACTGTCACGCAGGTGACAGCGCTCTCTGAGGCGGAACGCGTGCGCGAGATTGCACGCATGGCATCGGGGGATGATGTCACCGAGGCGGCACTCGCAAATGCGCGCGAAATGCTCGAAGCGGCAGGGAAAAAGAAAGCTGCATTTCAGAAGAAGAAAAAACCGGCAAAGCAATGA
- a CDS encoding LCP family protein yields the protein MSGSLRDVNAFADAVDNDLGYVLIMGVDRREGDVGRSDTLMLAAVDEEQERAVLLSIPRDTRVAVGGYGYDKINHAYAFGGHELTLDAVGKIVGVPVTHYIMIDTSAFERIVDAVGGVDINVEKRMYYEDPWDDNGGLVIDLHPGEQHMNGAQAIQYVRYRDGEGDIGRIARQQHFMRALLARFLSPQVLPRLTAVIDEVKNAVETDLTTRQLLTLAKRLKEIEAGGMVTQMVTGVPAYLGDISYWIPDLVETRRKLFAGVGRDLPARMQEAAQRDAAAYRADMPERMRVMTQTDERELLPSSEELLAEGDRAIAEQRAERGITTGKRTEKDEETPEKKEASEKTAKNDTAEDISVMIINASGIDGAGAEIADTLRAKGFRIGGIETGSVSDRPKTAVMTAEAHVNLFYGMPFPCVIMPVDGAGERQAIVIIGRDYRSDTVHKDGES from the coding sequence ATGTCCGGTTCGCTGCGCGATGTCAATGCGTTTGCGGATGCAGTCGACAATGATCTCGGCTATGTGCTCATCATGGGGGTGGATCGCAGGGAGGGGGATGTTGGACGGAGTGATACGCTGATGCTCGCCGCTGTCGATGAGGAACAGGAGCGAGCTGTGCTGCTCTCGATTCCGCGCGATACGCGCGTTGCAGTCGGCGGCTATGGTTACGACAAGATCAATCATGCCTATGCGTTTGGCGGACACGAATTGACGCTGGACGCAGTGGGAAAAATCGTCGGTGTTCCCGTGACACATTACATTATGATCGACACATCTGCATTTGAACGGATTGTGGATGCAGTCGGCGGTGTGGACATCAACGTCGAAAAGCGGATGTATTACGAAGATCCGTGGGACGATAACGGCGGTCTTGTCATTGATCTGCATCCGGGGGAGCAGCATATGAACGGCGCACAGGCGATCCAATACGTACGCTATCGTGACGGTGAGGGAGACATCGGGCGCATTGCACGTCAGCAGCATTTCATGCGTGCGCTGCTCGCCCGATTCCTCTCCCCGCAGGTGCTCCCGCGCCTTACGGCGGTGATTGACGAGGTGAAGAATGCGGTCGAGACGGATTTGACAACGCGTCAGCTGCTGACATTGGCAAAGCGTCTCAAGGAGATCGAGGCGGGCGGCATGGTGACGCAGATGGTAACGGGGGTGCCGGCATACCTCGGAGACATCAGCTACTGGATTCCCGATCTTGTGGAAACACGCAGGAAACTCTTTGCAGGCGTGGGAAGGGATCTGCCCGCACGGATGCAGGAGGCGGCACAGCGTGATGCCGCTGCCTATCGTGCAGATATGCCGGAGCGTATGCGTGTGATGACGCAGACGGATGAGCGGGAGCTTCTCCCCTCGTCGGAGGAACTGCTCGCCGAGGGAGACCGTGCCATAGCGGAGCAGCGTGCAGAGCGCGGCATTACGACAGGGAAGCGTACAGAAAAAGATGAGGAAACGCCGGAGAAAAAAGAGGCATCGGAAAAGACCGCCAAGAATGATACGGCGGAGGACATCTCCGTCATGATTATCAATGCGAGCGGCATTGACGGTGCAGGGGCGGAGATTGCAGACACCCTGCGTGCGAAGGGATTCCGCATCGGAGGCATCGAGACGGGCAGCGTGTCGGATCGCCCGAAAACCGCCGTGATGACGGCAGAGGCACATGTGAATCTGTTCTACGGAATGCCGTTCCCCTGTGTCATCATGCCGGTTGATGGCGCAGGTGAGAGGCAGGCGATTGTGATCATCGGGCGTGACTATCGTTCTGACACTGTGCATAAGGATGGAGAATCGTGA
- a CDS encoding DUF2273 domain-containing protein gives MKENLLLLLQDQWENHCGRTAGLLIGLLFGISVLLFGFWHIVFVLLCAGIGMGLGLRAERVGGWAELLDTSVLNRLFRRMS, from the coding sequence ATGAAAGAAAATTTACTGCTCCTCCTTCAGGATCAATGGGAGAACCATTGCGGACGAACAGCGGGACTGCTTATCGGTCTGCTGTTTGGCATTTCTGTTCTGCTCTTTGGCTTCTGGCATATTGTATTTGTGCTTCTCTGTGCAGGTATCGGCATGGGGCTCGGACTGCGTGCGGAGCGTGTCGGCGGTTGGGCGGAACTGCTTGACACGTCTGTACTGAACCGTTTGTTTCGGAGGATGTCATGA
- the xseB gene encoding exodeoxyribonuclease VII small subunit has translation MARKKEMAFEEALGALEQIVAEIETGELSLADLMAKYSEGIKLSDVCMTSLKRAEETMDLLVKETATGISEENLQIGG, from the coding sequence ATGGCGCGTAAAAAGGAGATGGCGTTTGAGGAGGCACTCGGCGCGTTGGAGCAGATTGTGGCGGAGATTGAAACGGGAGAGCTGTCACTTGCGGATCTCATGGCGAAGTATTCGGAGGGAATCAAGCTGTCTGATGTCTGTATGACCTCCCTCAAGCGCGCCGAGGAAACGATGGATCTTTTGGTGAAGGAGACGGCAACAGGCATTTCGGAAGAGAATCTGCAGATCGGAGGCTGA
- the nusB gene encoding transcription antitermination factor NusB: MSRRHAREAALMTLFQLEFGTDDVSADHASELAADEVEGLTEHDLPYAHALVQGTRAHLMEIDAEIARLAKEWKLHRMAAVDRNLIRMAYYEMRYQEERIDPPVAINEAVELAKKYGSDDARRYVNGILAAMQKTL, translated from the coding sequence ATGAGCCGGAGGCACGCGCGGGAAGCCGCGCTTATGACACTGTTTCAGCTTGAGTTCGGCACGGATGATGTGTCCGCCGATCATGCAAGCGAGCTTGCGGCGGATGAGGTCGAGGGACTTACGGAGCATGATCTGCCCTATGCACATGCGCTGGTGCAGGGAACGCGTGCGCATCTCATGGAGATAGATGCGGAGATCGCCCGCCTTGCGAAGGAGTGGAAACTCCACCGTATGGCGGCTGTGGATCGCAATCTGATTCGTATGGCGTACTACGAAATGCGCTATCAGGAGGAACGCATTGATCCGCCGGTTGCCATCAATGAGGCGGTCGAACTTGCAAAAAAATACGGCTCGGATGATGCGCGCCGCTATGTAAACGGGATCCTTGCTGCAATGCAAAAAACGCTTTAA
- the xseA gene encoding exodeoxyribonuclease VII large subunit — protein MTVHSVTDVTRYIKGLFEGEAILSDILIRGEVSNFKRYPSGHCYFTLKDAGASMKCVMFNGCARNLRFTPENGMQVIAGGSVSVYERDGVYQLYVNALTPKGAGALALAFEQLREKLCAEGLFDEAHKQPLPRFPRRIGIVTSSAGAVLRDIHKVAKRRWPNVQLILHPVLVQGTEAAGQIAAAVHFFNEKYPVDVLIVGRGGGSAEDLWAFNEEAVVRAIYDSRIPVISAVGHETDTTLADFVSDRRAATPSQAAEFAVPDAAELRQYAGALLARLHAGRTRRMEQYKAHLRALIERPWYRHPKLLLAGAVQRTDRAAERLHRAAKDRRMNARHRLELVLKRLELLNPVQILYRGFSVVEKAGKTVTRAKELAAGDHLNITFADGKISAVVEAKEK, from the coding sequence ATGACCGTCCACTCTGTTACAGATGTGACGCGATACATCAAGGGGCTGTTCGAAGGAGAGGCAATCCTGTCGGATATCCTGATTCGCGGCGAAGTGTCCAATTTCAAACGCTACCCTTCGGGGCATTGCTATTTTACCCTCAAGGATGCGGGTGCAAGCATGAAGTGCGTTATGTTTAACGGTTGTGCGCGGAATCTGCGTTTTACGCCGGAGAACGGAATGCAGGTGATTGCGGGCGGCAGTGTGTCCGTCTATGAACGTGACGGCGTTTATCAGCTCTATGTGAATGCCCTGACCCCGAAAGGGGCGGGGGCTCTTGCACTTGCCTTTGAACAGCTGAGGGAAAAACTCTGTGCCGAAGGTCTTTTTGATGAGGCGCACAAGCAGCCGCTGCCGCGCTTTCCGCGTCGGATCGGGATTGTCACATCCTCTGCCGGGGCGGTTTTGCGCGACATCCACAAGGTTGCAAAGCGTCGCTGGCCGAATGTGCAGCTGATCCTTCATCCCGTTCTTGTGCAGGGAACAGAGGCAGCGGGGCAGATCGCGGCGGCAGTCCACTTCTTCAATGAGAAATACCCCGTGGATGTACTGATCGTCGGACGCGGCGGCGGCTCGGCAGAGGATCTGTGGGCGTTCAACGAGGAGGCTGTTGTGCGTGCGATCTACGATTCACGCATCCCTGTGATTTCTGCCGTCGGACATGAAACGGATACGACACTCGCGGACTTTGTCAGTGACAGACGCGCCGCGACACCGTCGCAGGCGGCGGAGTTTGCCGTACCCGATGCCGCAGAACTGCGTCAGTATGCAGGAGCGCTTCTCGCGCGTCTCCATGCGGGACGCACGCGACGGATGGAGCAGTACAAGGCGCATCTGCGGGCGCTGATCGAACGCCCGTGGTACCGCCATCCGAAGCTCCTGCTTGCGGGGGCGGTGCAGCGTACGGATCGTGCCGCAGAACGTCTCCATCGTGCGGCGAAGGACAGACGTATGAACGCTCGCCATCGCCTTGAGCTCGTACTGAAACGGCTTGAGCTCCTGAATCCCGTACAGATTCTCTACCGCGGGTTCAGTGTTGTGGAGAAGGCCGGGAAAACGGTGACACGTGCGAAGGAACTTGCGGCGGGCGATCATCTGAATATTACATTTGCGGACGGAAAAATATCTGCCGTAGTTGAGGCAAAGGAGAAGTAG
- the amaP gene encoding alkaline shock response membrane anchor protein AmaP produces the protein MGILNRLLLLPYVLFVMVLVIAVLVIALRIVPESVWLNELRYALSRQELLAVCGVVFLISLKLFFAVFARTAASSRTDGEFMVVDTPAGAVQVALSAVRGVVERVALSMQGVRTATAAISVQDAPKDTAATPMQVELKITLAEHTSLNAVSEELTAHVRQELHDVLGISDVPVELRVTEITNAGSSSKRSVS, from the coding sequence ATGGGAATTCTAAATCGTCTGCTGCTCCTGCCCTATGTGCTCTTTGTGATGGTGCTCGTCATCGCGGTTCTTGTCATTGCCTTGCGTATTGTTCCGGAGAGCGTATGGCTGAATGAACTGCGCTATGCCCTGTCGCGTCAGGAACTTCTTGCAGTGTGTGGGGTGGTTTTTCTCATCAGTCTCAAGTTGTTCTTTGCCGTCTTTGCACGAACAGCGGCGTCTTCGCGCACCGATGGCGAGTTTATGGTTGTCGATACGCCTGCGGGTGCAGTACAGGTCGCGCTGTCTGCTGTACGCGGTGTCGTCGAGCGCGTGGCACTTTCCATGCAGGGCGTGCGTACGGCGACGGCGGCGATTTCGGTGCAGGATGCCCCAAAGGACACGGCGGCAACGCCGATGCAGGTGGAACTCAAAATCACACTTGCAGAGCATACGAGCCTGAATGCGGTATCGGAGGAGCTGACTGCGCATGTGCGGCAGGAACTCCATGATGTGCTCGGTATTTCGGATGTCCCCGTGGAACTTCGCGTAACGGAGATCACGAACGCCGGCTCTTCGTCGAAGCGTTCTGTGTCTTAG
- a CDS encoding Asp23/Gls24 family envelope stress response protein, with protein MDNDKNVVKKETGLGTIRVADEVVSIIAGLATTEVEGVAGMSGGIAGGIAEILGRKNFSKGVKVEVGEKEAAIDLYIIVKYGIRIPEVALAAQENVKRAIETMTGLSVIEVNVHVQGVGFPEEEPKPEEMRVR; from the coding sequence ATGGACAACGATAAGAACGTAGTGAAGAAGGAAACGGGACTTGGCACGATCCGCGTAGCGGATGAGGTCGTCAGCATCATCGCGGGGCTCGCTACGACAGAGGTCGAAGGCGTGGCGGGGATGAGCGGCGGCATCGCCGGCGGTATCGCCGAGATCCTCGGGCGCAAGAATTTCTCCAAGGGTGTCAAGGTCGAGGTGGGGGAGAAGGAAGCCGCGATTGATCTTTACATCATCGTAAAGTACGGCATCCGTATCCCCGAAGTCGCACTTGCCGCGCAGGAGAATGTCAAGCGTGCAATTGAGACGATGACAGGACTTTCGGTGATCGAAGTCAATGTCCATGTGCAGGGCGTCGGTTTCCCTGAGGAGGAGCCGAAGCCGGAGGAAATGCGTGTACGCTGA
- the efp gene encoding elongation factor P produces the protein MINSTDFRTGLTIEYDGGVWQIVDFQHVKPGKGAAFVRTKIKNVETGAVVERTFNPNEKMPAAHLETHTMQYLYEADGVYTFMNTETYEQSELSREQLGDALNYLMENMEVAMQQFKGRIIGIQLPNSVSLKVIECEPSVKGNTATGATKMAKVETGYEVRVPLFINEGDVLRIDTRTGNYIERG, from the coding sequence ATGATTAACAGCACCGATTTTCGCACCGGCCTTACCATTGAATACGATGGGGGCGTCTGGCAGATTGTTGATTTCCAGCACGTAAAGCCGGGGAAGGGTGCCGCGTTCGTCCGTACGAAGATCAAGAATGTCGAAACCGGCGCCGTGGTTGAGCGTACGTTTAACCCGAACGAAAAGATGCCTGCGGCACACCTTGAGACGCATACGATGCAGTACCTCTATGAGGCGGACGGTGTCTATACGTTCATGAACACGGAGACATATGAGCAGTCCGAGCTCTCGCGTGAGCAGCTCGGCGATGCGCTGAACTACCTCATGGAGAACATGGAGGTTGCGATGCAGCAGTTCAAGGGCCGTATCATCGGCATCCAGCTCCCGAACTCCGTCAGTCTCAAGGTCATTGAGTGCGAGCCGAGCGTCAAGGGGAATACGGCGACAGGTGCGACGAAGATGGCAAAGGTCGAGACCGGCTATGAGGTTCGCGTGCCGCTTTTCATCAATGAGGGAGATGTGCTCCGCATTGATACGCGCACGGGCAACTACATTGAGCGCGGCTAA
- the argR gene encoding arginine repressor: MKSRRHELIKKIIGEEIIETQEALAEALRARHMRVTQATISRDIKELFLIKVPADGGRYRYAVSPHEVMHFSEGRMKRIFKDNVVLCDFSENIVLVKTIPGAAATVAAALDASDWQEIIGTVAGDDSIFVLVKPKDTAENIVERIQELLR; encoded by the coding sequence ATGAAAAGTCGACGCCACGAACTCATCAAAAAAATTATCGGTGAGGAGATCATTGAGACGCAGGAGGCTCTCGCCGAGGCATTGCGCGCGCGTCATATGCGTGTGACACAGGCGACCATCTCGCGGGACATCAAGGAACTTTTTTTGATCAAAGTGCCTGCGGACGGCGGTCGCTACCGCTATGCCGTATCCCCACATGAGGTGATGCATTTTTCTGAGGGGCGGATGAAGCGGATCTTCAAGGACAATGTGGTGCTGTGTGATTTCAGTGAGAACATTGTACTGGTGAAAACGATCCCGGGAGCCGCTGCGACAGTTGCCGCTGCACTTGATGCCTCGGATTGGCAGGAGATCATCGGGACAGTCGCGGGCGACGACAGTATCTTTGTGCTTGTAAAACCAAAGGATACGGCAGAGAACATCGTGGAACGCATTCAGGAGCTGCTGCGGTGA
- a CDS encoding TlyA family RNA methyltransferase: MKKERLDILLVEQGFAPSRERAKRLIMAGQVLVDEQRIDKAGTTVPMDALLRVVGEDLPYVSRGGLKLEKGMAAFGVVLKGKTAADIGASTGGFTDCMLQNGAIKVFAIDVGYGQLDWKLRTDARVINMERTNIRNVTAEMLGEAPDFASIDVAFISLDKVLPVVHGLLSACGEVIALIKPQFEAGKDRVGKNGVVRDPAVHEDVIRKVLRVAEAQHFTPAGLTYSPVKGPKGNIEYLLYLRMQEDGKQRVEAASVHEIVAEAHRALDQ; encoded by the coding sequence ATGAAGAAAGAACGGTTGGATATTCTGCTTGTGGAGCAGGGATTTGCGCCCAGTCGGGAGCGTGCGAAACGTCTCATTATGGCGGGGCAGGTGCTCGTGGATGAGCAACGCATCGACAAGGCGGGGACGACAGTGCCGATGGATGCGCTGCTCCGCGTTGTGGGGGAGGATCTGCCCTATGTCAGCCGCGGCGGGCTGAAGCTGGAAAAAGGAATGGCGGCTTTCGGTGTCGTACTTAAGGGAAAAACGGCGGCGGACATCGGTGCTTCGACGGGCGGATTTACGGACTGTATGCTCCAAAACGGCGCGATAAAGGTGTTTGCGATTGATGTCGGCTATGGACAGCTCGATTGGAAGCTGCGTACGGATGCCCGCGTCATCAATATGGAGCGTACGAATATCCGAAATGTTACCGCTGAGATGCTGGGTGAGGCTCCGGACTTCGCCTCCATCGACGTGGCGTTTATCTCGCTGGACAAGGTTCTTCCCGTCGTACACGGGCTGCTCTCGGCGTGCGGTGAGGTCATCGCCCTCATTAAGCCGCAGTTTGAAGCGGGAAAGGATCGCGTGGGCAAGAACGGTGTTGTCCGCGATCCTGCTGTGCATGAGGATGTGATCCGGAAGGTTCTCCGCGTGGCGGAGGCACAGCATTTCACCCCTGCCGGACTTACATACTCTCCGGTGAAGGGACCAAAGGGGAATATCGAATACCTCCTGTATCTGCGGATGCAGGAAGATGGGAAGCAGCGGGTCGAGGCGGCTTCTGTACATGAGATTGTGGCAGAGGCGCATCGGGCGCTGGATCAATGA
- a CDS encoding NAD(+)/NADH kinase — protein sequence MRTVAVFPNLIKPETREVLRRIRAFFAARETRILLSHVRAAEFGMEDCGVDDIEHQPADFALSLGGDGTLLGICRRYVENPVPVCGINMGTLGFMADIEQNELEERLEKLCAGDYRIEWRRFLAGFVTKPDGSEHVLGYAINDIVVMKGDPARIISLGLAVNDIPLVECKADGFIVATPTGSTAYSLSAGGPIMNPMVKGLVLTPICPHTLNIRPLIIRVEDVVHIHLVDTRQSIIVTLDGQETTPIHPDDTVTVKCSDVRAGIIKFEDKDYYQTLRTKLWRNC from the coding sequence ATGAGGACGGTTGCGGTTTTTCCGAATCTGATTAAGCCGGAGACACGCGAAGTTTTACGGCGGATTCGTGCGTTCTTTGCCGCGCGTGAGACGCGTATTCTCCTGTCGCATGTGCGTGCGGCGGAGTTTGGCATGGAGGACTGCGGCGTGGACGACATCGAGCATCAGCCGGCGGATTTTGCGCTCAGCCTCGGCGGGGATGGAACACTGCTTGGTATCTGCCGCCGCTATGTGGAGAACCCCGTACCTGTCTGCGGCATCAACATGGGTACGCTCGGGTTTATGGCAGATATTGAGCAGAACGAGCTTGAGGAACGTCTTGAAAAACTCTGTGCGGGCGACTATCGCATCGAGTGGCGGCGTTTCCTCGCGGGATTTGTCACGAAGCCGGACGGTTCGGAACACGTTCTTGGATACGCAATCAACGATATTGTCGTTATGAAGGGCGATCCGGCGCGTATCATTTCACTCGGGCTTGCGGTCAATGATATACCGCTCGTGGAATGTAAGGCGGACGGGTTCATCGTTGCCACGCCGACCGGATCGACGGCATACTCTCTTTCGGCGGGCGGTCCCATCATGAACCCGATGGTGAAGGGGCTCGTACTCACACCGATCTGCCCTCATACACTGAACATCCGCCCGCTGATCATCCGCGTGGAGGATGTTGTGCACATCCACCTCGTCGACACACGGCAGAGCATTATCGTAACGTTGGACGGGCAGGAAACGACACCCATTCATCCCGATGACACGGTTACGGTCAAATGTTCGGATGTGCGCGCGGGCATCATCAAATTCGAGGACAAGGATTACTATCAAACATTGCGTACAAAACTCTGGAGAAACTGCTAG